CCCTGCGCTGCCTCGACCACGTCGACGTCCACACCGGGCAGCGTGTACTCCCCGCCGACCCGGGCGTGCACCGGGTCGGCCGGGTCCGCCTCGCCCTGGGCGGCGATCAGCTCGGCGGCGTAGGCCTCGGCGTCGTCGGCCGGCTCGTAGCCCAGCGCGCGGGCGGCGGTGAGGTCCCACCAGCCGCGGGTGTTGGCCGAGACGCCCCAGACGACGCGGAAGCCGGGGGACGGCGCGCGCAGCGCGGCGTCGACCAGTCGCACGGTGTCTCCGGGGGACAGCCAGGTGGCCAGCTGGCGGACCGTCGTCGGCCGGGGGAACGCGCTGCCGATCCGCAGGCAGACGACGTCCAGCCCGTACCGGTCGGCGTACAGCGAGCCCAGCGCCTCCATCGTCACCTTGGCCACCCCGTAGTAGGTGTCCGGGCGCGGTGGCGCGTCGGCCTCGGTGAGCAGGCCGGACGCGGGCCGGGGGGTGAAGCCGCTGGCGTGGTTGCTGCTGGCCAGCACCACGCGGGGGACGCCGGCGCGCCGGGCGGCCTCCAGGGCGGAGCGGGTCGTCTCGATGTGCGAGTGGACGATCGCCGGCCAGGTCGCCTCGCCGAGGATGCCGGCCAGGTGCACCACGGCGGCTGCCCCCTGCGCCGCGTCGGTCATCGCGGACAGGTCGGCGGCGTCGGCGACCAGGTGCTCCTCGCCCGGGCGCGGGTCCTCGATCGGCACCACGTCCAGGCTGCGCAGCGCCCAGCCGCGCTCGGGCAGCCCGCCGCGCAGCGCCGTCCCGAGCCCGCCGGCGGCGCCGGTGACCAGGACCGGACCGGTCACGGTGCTGGACGGTTCGCTCCCGCGGGACGCTCCGCTCCTCGCTCGTTCCTCGCTGCGATGCTCACGCCCCGCTCCGCTCACGGCATCCGCCCGATCAGCTCGACCAGGAAGCTGCCGAGCCGGCCGGCCGCGGCCTTGCCCGCCTCCAGCACCTCCAGGTGGTCCAGCGCCTCACCGGTGATGCCGGCCGCGGCGTTGGTGACCATCGACAGGCCGAACACCTCCATCCCGGCCGCCCGGGCGGCGATCGCCTCCAGCGCGGTGGACATGCCGACCAGGTCCGCACCCAGCGTGGTGAGCATCCGGATCTCGGCAGGGGTCTCGAAGTGCGGGCCGGGCAGCGCGGCGTAGACGCCCTCGGCCAGCGACGGGTCGATCTCCTTGGCCAGCGTGCGCAGCCGGGCGGAGTAGAGGTCGGTGAGGTCGACGAAGGTGGCGCCCACCAGCGGGGACCGGGCGGTCATGTTCAGGTGGTCGCTGATCAGCACGGCCTGCCCGACCCGGTGGTCGGGGCGCAGCCCGCCGGCGGCGTTGGTGAGGACGACGGTGCGCACCCCGGCCGCGGCGGCGGTGCGGATGCCGTGCACCACCGGCTCGACCCCCCGGCCCTCGTAGAGGTGGGTGCGGCCGAGGAAGAGCAGCGCCTTGCGCTCGCCGACCTGGACCGAGCGGATCTCCCCGCCGTGCCCGGTGACGGTCGGGGCGGCGAACCCGGGCAGGTCGCCGATGGCCACGCTGGCCAGCGTCTCGCCGAAGGCGTCGGCGGCCGGGGCCCAGCCCGAGCCCATCACCACCGCGACGTCGTGACCGCCGCCGACGACGGCGGTCAGCTCCTCGGCGGCACGGGCGGCCAGTGCCGCGGGGTCGGGGACGGCGGGGGCGGTCGGCGTGCTCACGGGCCGAAACTAGCCCAGCGGCCGCCGGCCCTCGCGGGCGAGCGACCGAGGCCCGTCGTCCGGTCGCCCGGCCCGGCGAGCCGGTCAGAGGTCCCGGACGTCGGCCTCCACGGCCTCGAAGGCCTTGCGGGCGGCGATGAGGACCGGGTCCCAGACCGGGGCGAACGGGGGTGCGTAGGCCAGGTCCAGGGACAGGACCTCGTCGACCGTCATCTCGTTCCAGATGCAGACGGCCAGGGCGTCGATCCGCTTGGCGGACCCGGGGCAGCCGACCACCTGGGCGCCCAGCAGCCGTCCGCTGCGCCGCTCGGCGATCATCTTGATCCGGATGGGCTGGGCGCCGGGGAAGTAGCCGGCCGTGGTGGTCGAGTCGACCGACGCGGTCACGAACGCGTAGCCGGCCTGCTGGGCCTCCTCGCTGGACAGGCCGGTGCGGGCGACCTCCAGGTCGCACACCTTGGTGATCGCGGTGCCGATCACGCCGGGGAAGGTGGCGTAGCCCCCGCCGATGTTGATCCCGGCCACCCGGCCCTGCTTGTTGGCGTGGGTGCCCAGCGCCACCACCATCCGCTGGCCGGACAGCCGGTGCCGCGACTCCACGCAGTCCCCGGCCGCCCAGACCCCCTCGGCCTCGGTGTGCATCCGGGCGTCGACGGCGATGCCGCCGGAGATGCCCAGCGGGATCCCCGCCTCCCGGGCCAGCCCGACGTTCGGCCGCACCCCGAGGCCGAGCACGACCAGGTCGGCCGGCAGCTCCCGCCCGCCCGCGGTCAGCACCGCCCGGGCCCGTCCGTCGGTGCCGACGTCGACGGCGACGACCTCCTCGCCCATCACCAGCTCGATGCCCTCGGCCCGCACGGCGTCGGCGATGAACTGCCCGACGTCGGGGTCGAAGGTGCCGACGGGGGTGGCCGAGCGGTCCACCACGGTCACGTCCAGGCCGCGGACCCGGCAGGCCTCGGCGATCTCCAGCCCGATGTAGCCCCCGCCCACCACCACGACCCGGCGCACCCGCCCGCTGTCGAGCTCCGCGCGCAGGGCCACGCCGTCGTCCAGGACCTGGACGCCGTACACCCCGTCGGCGTCGATCCCGGGCACCGGCGGGCGCATCGGCACGCTGCCGGTGGCGTAGACCAGCTCGTCGAAGGGCTCGCTGCCCTGTCCACCGCCGTCGAGGTCGCGCCAGGTGACCGTGCGGCGGTCCAGGTCGATGCCGGTCACCTCGGTGCGCATCCGCACGTCGAGGCCCATCGCGCGGTGCTGGTCGGGGGTGCGGGCGATCAGCGCGGCCTCGCTCTCCACCGTGCCGCTGATCCAGTAGGGGATCCCGCAGGCGGAGTAGGAGGTCGCCCGGCCGCGCTCGAACATCACCACGTCCAGGTCGGCGCAGCGCTTCCTGGCCTGCGAGGCGGCGCTGCCACCCGCGGCGTCCCCACCGATGACCACCAGTCGCCGTCGCACACTGCGGACTGTAGGGGCCGTCACACGGCCGCGCTGCCGTGGACCGGCGGCCGTCCGGCGTCCCTCCTAGACTCGCGGGGTGCAGATCCCCTTCCACTCGTCCGAGCGCGCCAGCCTGGGAGTGGAGTGGGAGCTGCAGCTCATCGACCCGCAGACCCGCGAGCTGACCTCCGGCGCCACCGAGATCCTCGCCGAGATCACCCCCGACGGCCTCGACGAGCACCCCAAGGCCAAGCACGAGCTGCTGCAGTCGACGGTCGAGATCATCACCGGGGTCTGCACCACCGTCGCCGAGGCCAAGGCCGACCTGGCCGGCACCCTGGCCGAGGTGGTCGCCTCCGCCGAGCGGCGCGGCCTCGGCGTCATGTGCGCCGGCACCCACCCGTTCACCCGGTGGGACACCCAGGAGATCTCCCCCAAGGAGCGCTACGCCGAGCTGGTCGAGCGGATGCAGTGGCCGGCCCGGCGGCTGCAGATCTTCGGGGTGCACGTGCACGTCGGCGTCCGCTCGCCCGAGAAGATCATCCCGATCGTGAACGCGCTGACCCAGTACGTGCCGCACTTCCTGGCGCTGTCGGCGTCCTCGCCCTTCTGGGCCGGCTGCGACACCGGCCTGGCGTCGTCCCGCACGAAGGTGTTCGAGGGCATGCCGACCGCCGGGCTGCCCTACCAGCTGGCCGACTGGGGCCAGTTCGAGGCGTACATGGGCACGCTGATCGACGCCGGCGCCATCGAGAGCGTCCGCGAGGTGTGGTGGGACATCCGCCCGCACCCGGACTTCGGCACCGTCGAGCTGCGGATCTGCGACGGCCTGCCCACCCTCGACGAGATCGGTGCGGTGGCCGCGCTCGCCCAGTGCCTGGTCGAGCAGTTCGACACCCAGCTCGACCGCGGCTACACCCTGCCCTCGCCGGCGGACTGGATCGTGCGGGAGAACAAGTGGCGCGCGGTGCGCTACGGCCTGGACGCCGAGATCGTCGTCGACGAGCAGGGCACGGTGCGCCCGGTGCGCGAGGCGATCGCCGACGTGGTCGAGGAGCTGCTGCCGACCGCCCGCAAGCTCGGCTGCGAGGCCGAGCTCGCCGACGTGCGGCGGGTGCTGGACGCCGGCGCCTCCTACCAGCGGCAGCGCGCCGTCGCCGCGGCGAACGACGGGGAGCTGGCACCGGTGGTCGACAGCCTGCTCGCCGAGCTCCGCGACGGGCTGCCGGCGGCGGGGGCGGCGTGAGCGGGCAGGAGACGACCGGCGCGGGGAGCGCCCTGGGCTCTGCCGTCGATGCCTGGTCGGAGGCACACCACGCCGAGCTGGTCGCCGTCCGCCGGCACCTGCACGCCCACCCGGAGCTGGGTTTCGTCGAGCACGAGACGACGGCCTTCCTGGAGGAGAGGCTCACCGCGGCGGGCCTCGCGCCCCGCCGGCTGAAGTCCGGCACCGGCCTGGTCTGTGACGTCGGGGGCGACCCGGACGCCGGGCCGGTCGTCGTGCTGCGCGCCGACATCGACGCGCTGCCGCTGGCCGACCTCAAGGACGTCCCGTACGCCTCCACCCGGGAGGGGCTCTGCCACGCCTGCGGCCACGACGTGCACACCACCGTGCTGCTCGGGGTGGCGCTGGCGCTGGCCTCGCTGGACGAGCTGCCCGGCACCGTCCGGTGCGTCTTCCAGCCCGCCGAGGAGCAGGTGCCCGGCGGTGGCCTGGAGGTCCTCGACGAGGGCGTGCTGGCCGGGGCGACCCGTGCGTTCGCGCTGCACTGCGACCCCTCGCTGACGGCCGGGTCGGTCGGGCTGCGCACCGGGGCGATCACCGCGGCCTGTGACCGGGTGGAGGTGACGCTCACCGGGCCCGGCGGGCACACCGCCCGGCCGCAGTTGACCGTCGACCTCGTGCACGCCATGGGCCAGGTGGTCACCGAGGTGCCCGGCCTGCTGTCCCGGCTGGTCGACCCGCGGGCCGGTGTGTCCCTGGTGTGGGGAGCGGTCAGCGCGGGGGTGGCGGCCAACACCATCCCGGAGACCGGGCAGCTGCGCGGCACGCTGCGGGTGCTCGACCGCGCGGTGTGGAGCGAGGCCGAGGAGCTGGTGCGCCGGCTGGTCACCGACGTCGCGACCACCTCGGGCGCCCGGGTGGCGATCGAGTACGTGCGCGGGGTGCCGCCGGTGGTCAACGACCCGCGCAGCGTGGCCCTGCTCCGGTCCGCGGCGCTGGAGACGGTGGGCAGCGAGGGCGTGGCGCTGTCCCCGCAGAGCATGGGCGGGGAGGACTTCGGCTGGTTCGCCGAGGTGCTGCCGATCGCGCTCGCGCGGCTGGGCACCCACGGCAGCGGCGAGACGTTGGACCTGCACCGCGGCACCTTCGACGTCGACGAGCGGGCGATCGGGGTCGGGGTGCGGTTGCTGGCCCGCACGGCGCTGCACGCGCTGGCGGCGGATGCCGTACCCGCTGGCACTCCCGTCGGTCCGGCCCTGTAGACCTCTTCCGACGCACTTCCCTCAGGCACCTGAGAAGCGGGGACCCGACGATGAGCTCCTCCGACCAGCGATCCGCAGGCCCCCCGGCCGAGCCGGCCGCGCCCGACGTCCTGCCCCTGGCCGGGGAGTTCCCCGCGGCGACCCGGGACCAGTGGCGTGAGCTGGTGGCCGGGGTGCTGCGCAAGGCCGGCCGGGAGGAGCTGCCCGACCCGGTCGAGGAGGCGCTGCGGGTGCCGGTCGCCACCGGGGTGTCGGTGGCTCCGCTGTACACCGCCGAGGACGCCGGGGACCTGCCCGCGCTGGCCGGGGCGCCGGGGCTGCCGCCGTTCGTCCGCGGTGCCCGGGCCGGGGCGGCCGGGGTGACGGCCGCCGGCGGCGCCGACCCGGACGTGCCCGGGGGCTGGGACGTGCGGCAGCGGCACGCCGACCCCGACGTGGCGCGCACCCGGGAGGCGATCGCCGCGGACCTGGAGAACGGCGTCTCCTCGCTGTGGCTGGTGGTCGGCGACGGCGCCGTGCCGGCCGGTGCGCTGGGCGAGGTGCTGGCCGACGTCCTGCTGGACCTGGCACCGGTGACCCTGCAGGGCGGGGTGCCCGCGGCGGAGGCGTTCCTGGCGCTGGTCGACGGACGCGCCGACCTGGCGCCGGGCGGGTGCCTGGGGCTGGACCCGCTGAGCGTGCAGGCGGCGACCGGGGAGCCGCAGGACCTCACCGGCCTGGCCGACCTGGCCCGCCGGGCGCCGGCGGGCTGGCGCACCGTCGTCGCCGACGGGACGGTCGTCGCCGACGCCGGTGGTTCGGTGGTGGAGGAGCTCGGCTGCGCGGTTGCCGCGGGGGTGGCCTACCTCCGGGCGCTCACCGCGGGCGGGCTGGACGTCGCCGACGCCTTCGGCCAGGTGGAGTTCCGGCTGTCGGCGAGCGCGGACCAGTTCACCACCATCGCCGCGCTGCGCGCGGCGCGCCGGCTGTGGGACCGGGTGGGGGAGGCGAGCGGGGTGCCGGCCGAGGCGCGGGCGATGCGCCAGCACGCGGTCACCTCGAACGTGATGGTCACCCGGCACGACCCGTGGGTGAACATGCTGCGCACCACGGTCGCCTGCTTCGCCGCCGGGGTCGGCGGTGCCGACGTGGTGACGGTGCAGCCCTTCGACGCCGCGCTCGGGCTGCCTGACGCCTTCGCCCGGCGGATCGCCCGCAACACCCAGGCCCTGCTGGTCGAGGAGGCGCACCTGGCCCGGGTGCTCGACCCGGCCGGTGGCTCCTGGTACGTCGAGTCGCTGACCGAGTCCCTCGCCCAGGCCGCCTGGTCCTGGTTCACCGAGGTCGAGCGCGCCGGTGGGCTGGCCGCCGCGCTCTCCTCCGGGCTGGTCGCCGAGCGCATCGGTGCTGCGTGGGCGGAGCGGCAGGAGCGGATCGCGCACCGCACCGACGCGATCACCGGCGTCACCGAGTTCCCGAACCCGGCCGAGGTGCTGCCGGTCCGCCGTCCGGCGGCCGAGGCGCTGCCCGCGGCACCGGGCGGGCTGCCACGGGTCCGGGCGTCGCAGGCATTCGAGCAGCTGCGCGACCGGGTCGATGCGGTCGACCCCCGCCCGCGGGTGCACCTGGCCACGATCGGCCCGGTCGCCCGGCACACCGCCCGGGCCACCTTCGCGGCCAACCTGTTCGGCGCCGGCGGGCTGGCGGCGCCCGCCGGCGACGGGGTCGACGGCCTCGCCGGGACGACGGTGGCCTGCATCTGCGGCACCGACCGCGACTACGCCTCCGCTGCCTCCCTCGCCGCCGAGCTGCGGGCGGCCGGGGCCACCCAGGTGTGGCTGGCCGGACCGCCGTCCCTGGCGGTGGACGGGGTCGACGGGTACGTGCACGCTGGGTGCGACGCCCTGGAGGTCCTGAGGACCGTCCTCGATGGACTGCTGGGGGCAGAAATGGTCATTTTTGCCCGAGGGGAGGGAAGGGCATGAGCGCGATCCCCGACTTCGGCGGGCTGGAGCTGGGCCGCCCGCAGCCGACGGCGACGGTGGACGACTGGGCGAAGGCCTACGCCGACGCCACCGGCCGGGACGTCGGCGAGGCGACCTGGCAGACACCGGAGGGGATCGCCGTCCCGCCGCTGCTCAGCGCCGCCGACCTCGCCGACGTCGACTTCCTGGACACCCTCCCGGGGATCGCGCCCTACCTGCGCGGGCCCTACCCGACGATGTACACGACCCAGCCGTGGACGGTGCGCCAGTACGCCGGGTTCTCCACGGCTGCTGAGTCCAACGCCTTCTACCGGCGCAACCTGGCCGCCGGGCAGAAGGGGCTCTCGGTCGCCTTCGACCTGCCCACCCACCGCGGCTACGACTCCGACCACCCGCGCGTGGTCGGCGACGTCGGGATGGCCGGGGTGGCGATCGACTCGATCCTGGACATGCGGCAGCTGTTCGACGGCATCCCGCTGGACCGGATGAGCGTGTCGATGACGATGAACGGCGCCGTCCTGCCGGTGCTGGCGCTCTACGTGCTCGCTGCCGAGGAGCAGGGGGTGAGCCCGGACCAGCTCACGGGGACGATCCAGAACGACATCCTCAAGGAGTTCATGGTCCGCAACACCTACATCTACCCGCCGAAGCCCTCGATGCAGATCATCAGCGACATCTTCCGGTTCACCTCCACGCAGATGCCGCGGTTCAACTCGATCTCCATCTCCGGCTACCACATCCAGGAGGCCGGGGCTACGGCCGACCTGGAGCTGGCCTACACCCTCGCCGACGGGGTGGAGTACCTGCAGGCGGGCAAGGCGGCGGGCCTGGACGTCGACGTCTTCGCGCCCCGCCTGAGCTTCTTCTGGGGCATCGGCATGAACTTCTTCATGGAGGTCGCCAAGCTGCGGGCCGGGCGGCTGCTGTGGGCGAAGCTGGTGCGCGAGGCCGGCGCGCAGAACCCGAAGTCGATGTCGCTGCGCACCCACTGCCAGACCTCGGGCTGGTCGCTGACCGCGCAGGACGTCTACAACAACGTCGTCCGGACCTGCCTGGAGGCGATGGCCGCCACCCAGGGGCACACCCAGTCGCTGCACACCAACGCCCTGGACGAGGCGCTCGCGCTGCCCACGGACTTCTCCGCCCGGATCGCCCGCAACACCCAGCTGCTGCTGCAGCAGGAGTCCGGGACGACGCGGGTCATCGACCCCTGGGGCGGGTCGGCGTACGTGGAGAAGCTGACCTACGACCTGGCCCGCCGGGCGTGGGCGCACATCCAGGAGGTCGCCGAGCACGGGGGCATGGCGCAGGCGATCGACGACGGCATCCCGAAGCTGCGGATCGAGGAGGCGGCGGCCCGCACCCAGGCGCGGATCGACTCCGGCCGCCAGCCGGTGATCGGGGTGAACAAGTACCGGGTCGAGGCCGACGAGGCCGTCGAGGTCCTGCGGGTGGACAACGCCGACGTGCTCGCCCAGCAGAAGGCGAAGCTGGCCGAGCTGCGTGCCTCCCGGGACGCCGGTGCGGTGACCGAGGCGCTCGGCCGGCTGACCGACGCCGCCCGCGCCGCCGCTGACGGGCGGCGGGGCAGCGACCTGGACTCCAACCTGCTGAAGCTGGCGGTGGACGCCGCACGGGCGAAGGCGACGGTGGGGGAGATCTCCGACGCCCTCGAGGCGGTCTACGGCCGGCACTCCGGGCAGGTGCGCACCATCTCCGGGGTGTACCGCGACGAGGCTGGGGGAGCGGGTCCGGTGGAGGAGACCCGGGCGCTGGCGTCGGCGTTCGCCGATGCGGAGGGGCGCCGGCCGCGGATCCTGGTGGCCAAGATGGGCCAGGACGGGCACGACCGCGGGCAGAAGGTGATCGCCACCGCCTTCGCCGACCTCGGCTTCGACGTCGACGTCGGCCCGCTGTTCCAGACGCCCGACGAGGTCGCCCGCCAGGCCGTGGAGGCCGACGTGCACGTCGTCGGCGTCTCCTCCCTCGCCGCCGGCCACCTCACCCTGGTCCCGGCGCTGCGCGACGCCCTCGCCGAGCTGGGTGCCGAGGACGTGCTGGTCGTGGTGGGTGGCGTGATCCCGCCCGACGACGTCCCGACCTTGCGGGAGATGGGCGCGGCGGCGGTCTTCCCGCCCGGCACCGTCATCGCCGACGCCGCGCAGGACCTGCTCCGCACGCTGGCCCAGCGTCTCGGCCACTGATGGCGGTACCGGACGTCCCCGCGCTGGCCGAGGGGGTGCTGGCCGGGGAACGGCGGGCGGTGGCGCGGGCGATCACGCTGGTCGAGTCGCGGCGGGCCGACCACCGGCAGGCGGCCCAGGAGCTGCTGGTCCAGCTCCTGCCGCACGCCGGGGCGGCCCGGCGGGTGGGGATCAGCGGGGTGCCCGGGGTCGGCAAGTCCACGTTCATCGACTCCCTCGGCGTCGACCTGACCGCGGCCGGGTCGAAGGTGGCGGTGCTCGCCGTCGACCCGTCGTCGGCCCGCTCCGGCGGCTCGATCCTGGGCGACAAGACCCGGATGGCCCGCCTCGCCGTCGACCCGGCCGCGTTCATCCGGCCCGCGCCCACCGCCGGCACCTTGGGCGGGGTGGCCCAGGCGACCCGGGAGTCGATGGTCGTCGTCGAGGCGGCTGGGTACGACGTCGTCCTGGTGGAGACCGTCGGCGTCGGTCAGTCCGAGGTCGCCGTCGCCGAGATGGTCGACACCTTCCTGTTCCTCACCCTGGCCCGCACCGGTGACCAGTTGCAGGGGATCAAGCGCGGGATCCTGGAGATCGCCGACGTCATCGCGGTGAACAAGGCCGACGGCCCGGGCGAGGTCGACGCCCGCCGCGCCGCCCGGGAGCTGGCCGGGGCGCTCCGGATGCTGCGGGGCGAACCCGTCCCCGTGCTCACCTGCGCCGGGCTCAGCGGTGCCGGGCTGGCCGAGGTGTGGGCCCAGGTCGTCGCACACCAGGACCGGCTGCGGGCCTCGGGGCAGCTGGCGGAGCGGCGCCGGGCCCAGCAGGTGCGCTGGACGTGGCAGCTGGTCCGCGACGGGCTGGAGCACCAGCTGCGCGAACACCCCGCGGTGCGGTCGGCGGCGCCGGAGCTCGAGGCGGCGGTGCTGGCCGGCGAGCTCACCCCGGCGCTCGCCGCCCGGCAGCTGCTGGACGCCTTCGGGACCGCGCCGGCTTGAACCTCAGCTGCGGAAGACGACGGTCCGCAGCATGACGAAGTTGACCGCCGTGCCGAACCCCTGGGAGATCGCCCAGGCCAGCGTGATGGTCCACGAGCGGTCCGGGAGGACGGCGAGGGCCAGCGCGTTCACGCCGAGGATGACGAAGAAGGTCGTGCTGTAGAGCAGCGTGAAGCCGAGGACCCGGTTCCGGCCGCCCGCCACCCGGAACGCCCACCGCCGGTTCAACGCGTAGGCAGTGCTCGTGCCGCAGACGAAGCTCAGCGCGCGGGCGGCGTGCACCCACAGGCCCAGGTGCAGCGCGAGGGTGTACACGGTGAGGTCGACGACGGCGCTGAACAGCCCGACGACGACGAAGCGGACCAGCTGGCCCCACAGGTCGCCGGGTCCTCGTGGGTCGGTGGTCACGTGTCCTTCTGATCGCGATCGAACGGCAGTCGCGGGAGCACAACCCGACCCGGGCAGCCTAGCGAGGCGCTCGGTGCGCGGTGCGGTCGCGTCGGTGGCCGACAGCGCCTGTCGCAACAGGGACAATGGCGGGTGCACACATCGGTCCAGCACTGGGAGCAGCACCCATGACCCGCATCGTCATCATCGGCGGCGGCCCGGCCGGGTACGAGGCCGCGCTCGTCGCCGCCCAGCTCGGTGCGGACGTCACGGTCGTGGAGCGCGACGGCATCGGCGGCGCCAGCGTGCTGACCGACTGCGTGCCGTCCAAGACGTTCATCGCCTCCGCCGGTGCGATGACCTGGGTGCGCGACTCCGTCGCCCTCGGGGTCACCGGGACGGAGCTGGGCCGGGCGGCGCTGGACCTGGCGACGGTGAACAGCCGGATCAAGGGGCTGGCCGTCGCCCAGTCCTCCGACATCCACCACCGCCTGGAGTCCGAGGGGGTGCGGATCATCCGCGCCTCGGCCCGGCTGGCCGACGAGGCGCGTGGCCTGACCGTGCACCGGGTCGAGGTCGTCGACGCCGACGGGCAGGTCACCGAGACGCTGGAGGGCGACGTCGTCCTCATCGCCACCGGCGCCGACCCGCGCGTGCTGCCGGGCGCCGAGCCGGACGGCGAGCGGATCCTGTCCTGGCGCGACGTCTACGAGCTCGACGAGATGCCCGAGCACCTGATCGTGATCGGTTCCGGTGTCACCGGTGCGGAGTTCGCCTCCGGCTACCTGGAGGCCGGCGTACCGGTCACCCTCGTCTCCTCGCGCGACCAGGTGCTGCCCGGGGAGGACGCCGACGCCGCGGCAGTCGTCGAGGAGGTCTTTCAGTCCCGGGGCGGCAAGATCGCCGAGCGCAGCCGCGCCGACAAGGTCGTGCGCACCGAGAAGGGCGTCCGGGTCGAGCTGACCGACGGCCGGGTCGTCGAGGGCTCGCACGCGTTGATGACCGTGGGCACCGTGCCGAACAGCGGCGGGATGAACCTGGAGGCCTGCGGGGTCGAGCTCACGCCGGCCGGGCACGTCGTCGTCGACCGCGTCTCCCGCACCACCGTCGCCGGCGTCTACGCCGCGGGCGACGTCACCGGGGTGTTCCAGCTCGCCTCCGTCGCCGCCATGCAGGGCCGGATCGCCATGTGGCACGCCCTCGGCGAGGCGGTCGCGCCGATCCGGCTGAAGACCGTCTCGGCCAACGTCTTCACCCACCCGGAGATCGCCACCGTCGGCGTGCAGGAGAAGTCGCTCACCGAGGACGCCGACGTCGAGGTCATCCGGCTGCCGCTGGTCACCAACGCCCGGGCGAAGATGGGCGACCTGCACAGCGGTTTCGTCAAGCTGTACGCCCGCCGCTCGACCGACGTCGTCATCGGCGGTGTGGTCGTGGCGCCCGGGGCCTCGGAGCTGATCCTGCCGATCGCGCTGGCCGTCACCAAGGGGCTGACCGCCGGAGACCTGGCGCAGACCTTCGCGATCTACCCGTCGCTGTCCGGTTCGATCACCGAGGCCGGCCGCCGGCTGATGGGAATCGAGGACGAGCACAGCTGAGGGAGCCGTCCCCACCGGTCACCCGATCGGTGCGGAGACCTCACGATCGCGGTCCGGGGCGCCGATGGAAGGGGGGCCGGTCCCTCGACGCCCTGGAGTGCTCGTGTTCCACACCGCCTTGAAGCAGCGTCGTGTGCGGTGGACCCGCGCTGGGGCGTTCGTGCTGGGTGCTGCGGTGGTCGCCGGCACCGGTCTGGTCGTCCCTCCGTCCGCGCTGGCCGAGCAGGTCGGCCCCACCACGGTCGAGGCCGGGGACACGGTCGTAGGGGAGTTGGTCCAGGCCTGGCCGGAGTACCAGGAGCCGGCCGACGCCGCCGAACATGCGGAGGAAGGCCCGCTCTCCTGGATCGAGACCGCTACCGGCGGCGCCGTCCGCGTGTCCACCGAGGACATCGAGGAGGTCGTCAGCGCCGAGGTGGGCGCGACCGTCGCGGTCACGGTGGGCGACGAGGTCGTCGACCAGGCGGTGGAGCAAGGGCTCGACCCGGCGCGAGAGGTCGTCGAGGCCACCGTGGTGACCACGGCGCCGCTCGCCACCCCGCCACCGGTCAGCGCGGCCGGCACCGTGACCAACGCCGTCACCGTCGTCATGGTCGTCCCGCAGGGGACGGCGGCTGACAGGCGAACCCTCTC
The Modestobacter marinus DNA segment above includes these coding regions:
- a CDS encoding methylmalonyl-CoA mutase subunit beta, whose amino-acid sequence is MSSSDQRSAGPPAEPAAPDVLPLAGEFPAATRDQWRELVAGVLRKAGREELPDPVEEALRVPVATGVSVAPLYTAEDAGDLPALAGAPGLPPFVRGARAGAAGVTAAGGADPDVPGGWDVRQRHADPDVARTREAIAADLENGVSSLWLVVGDGAVPAGALGEVLADVLLDLAPVTLQGGVPAAEAFLALVDGRADLAPGGCLGLDPLSVQAATGEPQDLTGLADLARRAPAGWRTVVADGTVVADAGGSVVEELGCAVAAGVAYLRALTAGGLDVADAFGQVEFRLSASADQFTTIAALRAARRLWDRVGEASGVPAEARAMRQHAVTSNVMVTRHDPWVNMLRTTVACFAAGVGGADVVTVQPFDAALGLPDAFARRIARNTQALLVEEAHLARVLDPAGGSWYVESLTESLAQAAWSWFTEVERAGGLAAALSSGLVAERIGAAWAERQERIAHRTDAITGVTEFPNPAEVLPVRRPAAEALPAAPGGLPRVRASQAFEQLRDRVDAVDPRPRVHLATIGPVARHTARATFAANLFGAGGLAAPAGDGVDGLAGTTVACICGTDRDYASAASLAAELRAAGATQVWLAGPPSLAVDGVDGYVHAGCDALEVLRTVLDGLLGAEMVIFARGEGRA
- the scpA gene encoding methylmalonyl-CoA mutase, which translates into the protein MSAIPDFGGLELGRPQPTATVDDWAKAYADATGRDVGEATWQTPEGIAVPPLLSAADLADVDFLDTLPGIAPYLRGPYPTMYTTQPWTVRQYAGFSTAAESNAFYRRNLAAGQKGLSVAFDLPTHRGYDSDHPRVVGDVGMAGVAIDSILDMRQLFDGIPLDRMSVSMTMNGAVLPVLALYVLAAEEQGVSPDQLTGTIQNDILKEFMVRNTYIYPPKPSMQIISDIFRFTSTQMPRFNSISISGYHIQEAGATADLELAYTLADGVEYLQAGKAAGLDVDVFAPRLSFFWGIGMNFFMEVAKLRAGRLLWAKLVREAGAQNPKSMSLRTHCQTSGWSLTAQDVYNNVVRTCLEAMAATQGHTQSLHTNALDEALALPTDFSARIARNTQLLLQQESGTTRVIDPWGGSAYVEKLTYDLARRAWAHIQEVAEHGGMAQAIDDGIPKLRIEEAAARTQARIDSGRQPVIGVNKYRVEADEAVEVLRVDNADVLAQQKAKLAELRASRDAGAVTEALGRLTDAARAAADGRRGSDLDSNLLKLAVDAARAKATVGEISDALEAVYGRHSGQVRTISGVYRDEAGGAGPVEETRALASAFADAEGRRPRILVAKMGQDGHDRGQKVIATAFADLGFDVDVGPLFQTPDEVARQAVEADVHVVGVSSLAAGHLTLVPALRDALAELGAEDVLVVVGGVIPPDDVPTLREMGAAAVFPPGTVIADAAQDLLRTLAQRLGH
- the meaB gene encoding methylmalonyl Co-A mutase-associated GTPase MeaB produces the protein MAVPDVPALAEGVLAGERRAVARAITLVESRRADHRQAAQELLVQLLPHAGAARRVGISGVPGVGKSTFIDSLGVDLTAAGSKVAVLAVDPSSARSGGSILGDKTRMARLAVDPAAFIRPAPTAGTLGGVAQATRESMVVVEAAGYDVVLVETVGVGQSEVAVAEMVDTFLFLTLARTGDQLQGIKRGILEIADVIAVNKADGPGEVDARRAARELAGALRMLRGEPVPVLTCAGLSGAGLAEVWAQVVAHQDRLRASGQLAERRRAQQVRWTWQLVRDGLEHQLREHPAVRSAAPELEAAVLAGELTPALAARQLLDAFGTAPA
- a CDS encoding GtrA family protein, which codes for MTTDPRGPGDLWGQLVRFVVVGLFSAVVDLTVYTLALHLGLWVHAARALSFVCGTSTAYALNRRWAFRVAGGRNRVLGFTLLYSTTFFVILGVNALALAVLPDRSWTITLAWAISQGFGTAVNFVMLRTVVFRS
- a CDS encoding NAD(P)H-quinone dehydrogenase; amino-acid sequence: MTRIVIIGGGPAGYEAALVAAQLGADVTVVERDGIGGASVLTDCVPSKTFIASAGAMTWVRDSVALGVTGTELGRAALDLATVNSRIKGLAVAQSSDIHHRLESEGVRIIRASARLADEARGLTVHRVEVVDADGQVTETLEGDVVLIATGADPRVLPGAEPDGERILSWRDVYELDEMPEHLIVIGSGVTGAEFASGYLEAGVPVTLVSSRDQVLPGEDADAAAVVEEVFQSRGGKIAERSRADKVVRTEKGVRVELTDGRVVEGSHALMTVGTVPNSGGMNLEACGVELTPAGHVVVDRVSRTTVAGVYAAGDVTGVFQLASVAAMQGRIAMWHALGEAVAPIRLKTVSANVFTHPEIATVGVQEKSLTEDADVEVIRLPLVTNARAKMGDLHSGFVKLYARRSTDVVIGGVVVAPGASELILPIALAVTKGLTAGDLAQTFAIYPSLSGSITEAGRRLMGIEDEHS